One genomic segment of Culturomica massiliensis includes these proteins:
- a CDS encoding response regulator transcription factor, with product MDEKIKILLAEDDTNLGMLLKEYLRAKGFDTILCEDGDAAYDAFLNQPFDLCIFDVMMPKRDGFTLAKDVRQINSEIPIIFLTAKNMKEDVLEGFKIGADDYMSKPFSMEELLLRIEAVLRRSTGLKPEDEQEIFKIGKLTFNSKKQTLFDGEEEQKLTTKESELLKLLCQNVNKVLERNYALKNIWADDNYFNARSMDVYITKLRKHLKKDPSVEIINVHGKGYKLIL from the coding sequence ATGGATGAGAAAATTAAAATTTTATTAGCCGAAGATGATACAAACCTGGGAATGCTGTTGAAAGAATATTTGAGAGCAAAGGGGTTTGACACAATTTTGTGTGAGGACGGCGATGCCGCTTACGATGCTTTTTTGAATCAGCCTTTTGATTTATGCATATTCGATGTGATGATGCCGAAACGTGACGGTTTCACATTGGCAAAAGATGTCAGACAAATTAACAGCGAAATTCCGATTATTTTCCTGACGGCTAAGAATATGAAGGAAGATGTATTGGAAGGTTTCAAAATCGGTGCCGATGATTATATGAGTAAACCGTTCAGCATGGAAGAATTGCTGCTGAGGATCGAGGCTGTATTGCGTCGTTCTACAGGTTTGAAACCGGAAGATGAGCAAGAAATATTCAAGATCGGTAAATTGACATTCAATTCTAAAAAACAGACTTTGTTTGATGGGGAAGAAGAACAAAAACTGACGACGAAAGAGTCGGAATTGCTGAAACTTTTGTGTCAGAATGTCAATAAAGTACTGGAAAGAAATTATGCATTGAAAAACATCTGGGCTGACGACAACTATTTCAACGCCAGAAGTATGGATGTGTATATCACTAAACTGCGTAAGCATTTGAAAAAAGATCCTTCTGTGGAAATTATCAATGTACACGGTAAGGGGTATAAGTTGATACTTTGA
- a CDS encoding sensor histidine kinase, whose protein sequence is MKKKQIIVLGVVLGLALVGLIIMQARYFQTAFKLKKAQFDYAVNRSLDEVVACIEERDNLNEIKKGTEKLQETEVGNKSVYVDGEHEEPLKDQVDMVVSPALNLLDNENENDNENEFLKQKNSGLITSLQKYRQVVKDRLGTDYVLVLKKKWTEPERSVEERIKGLNLQSMLRERLKNNGIKSQFEFAVKEGDHFIVMSQHFFNRHSDYVFNKQMFFGGNKSQASLYLIFPEHLQDVMSSVFLLLPSLIITLLLVLCFIFCIAVIIRQKKLSAIKNDFINNMTHEFKTPIATISLAAQMMKDGAVQQTPESIDHIAGIIRDESKRLTYQVEKVLQTALFTETRMKLKLKNVNLNEVIENLLMKFSLRVEDKGGQLFGHLDADRDEVVADDVHITNVFSNLLDNAIKYCAKTPEISVYTRNKGDEIIISVIDNGIGIAAKEQKLIFERFYRVSTGNLHDVKGFGLGLSYVKKIVDAHGGRIEVESALDKGSRFDIILPLTSKKQKVKRTLFF, encoded by the coding sequence ATGAAAAAAAAGCAGATTATTGTTTTAGGGGTGGTGCTCGGATTGGCATTGGTAGGGTTGATTATTATGCAGGCCCGGTATTTTCAAACGGCTTTTAAGTTAAAGAAAGCGCAGTTCGATTATGCCGTGAACCGTTCTTTGGATGAGGTGGTTGCTTGTATTGAAGAAAGAGACAATTTGAATGAGATTAAAAAGGGGACGGAAAAGTTGCAGGAAACAGAGGTTGGGAATAAATCCGTTTATGTGGACGGAGAACACGAAGAGCCATTGAAAGACCAGGTGGATATGGTGGTCAGTCCTGCTTTGAATCTGCTGGACAATGAGAATGAAAACGACAACGAAAATGAATTCCTGAAACAGAAGAATTCAGGATTAATTACTTCTTTGCAAAAATACAGGCAGGTTGTAAAAGATCGTTTGGGTACGGATTACGTATTGGTATTGAAGAAAAAGTGGACGGAGCCCGAGCGTTCGGTAGAAGAGCGGATAAAAGGGCTTAACCTGCAAAGTATGCTTCGGGAACGCTTGAAGAATAACGGCATAAAATCGCAGTTTGAGTTTGCCGTGAAAGAAGGCGATCATTTTATCGTTATGTCGCAGCATTTTTTCAACCGGCATTCGGATTACGTATTTAACAAGCAGATGTTTTTCGGCGGTAATAAGAGCCAGGCAAGTTTATATCTTATTTTTCCGGAACATTTACAGGATGTGATGTCTTCTGTTTTTCTGCTGTTACCGAGTTTGATCATTACCTTGTTGCTGGTGTTGTGTTTTATTTTTTGTATTGCCGTTATCATCCGGCAGAAAAAGTTGTCGGCCATAAAGAATGATTTTATCAATAACATGACTCATGAGTTTAAAACTCCCATCGCAACGATATCTTTAGCTGCGCAAATGATGAAGGACGGGGCGGTGCAACAAACACCGGAGTCTATCGATCATATTGCCGGTATCATCCGGGATGAGAGTAAGCGTCTGACGTATCAGGTTGAAAAAGTGTTACAAACGGCCTTGTTTACGGAAACGCGGATGAAACTGAAGTTGAAAAACGTAAATTTGAATGAAGTTATTGAAAATTTATTAATGAAATTCAGTTTGCGTGTGGAGGATAAGGGAGGACAGTTATTCGGACATCTGGATGCCGATAGGGATGAGGTGGTGGCTGACGATGTGCATATTACCAATGTGTTTTCGAATTTGCTGGACAATGCAATCAAGTATTGTGCCAAGACGCCGGAGATCAGTGTATATACCCGGAATAAGGGCGATGAAATTATTATCAGCGTGATAGATAATGGCATAGGAATTGCAGCGAAGGAACAGAAGCTTATTTTCGAGCGGTTTTATCGGGTATCTACCGGTAATTTGCATGATGTAAAAGGTTTCGGATTAGGATTGTCTTATGTGAAAAAGATTGTGGACGCACACGGAGGACGGATTGAAGTCGAGAGTGCATTGGATAAAGGAAGTCGCTTTGACATTATTTTGCCCTTGACGTCGAAAAAACAAAAAGTAAAGAGAACTTTATTTTTTTAA
- the ruvB gene encoding Holliday junction branch migration DNA helicase RuvB — MGEFNIRDNTVKETDREFERALRPLNFGDFQGQQKIVENLRIFVSAAKMREEALDHVILHGPPGLGKTTLSAIIANELGVGIKITSGPVLDKPGDLAGLLTNLEENDVLFIDEIHRLSPIVEEYLYSAMEDYRIDIMIDKGPAARSVQIQINPFTLVGATTRSGLLTAPLRARFGINFHLEYYDTEVLAGIITRSAAILNIGITSQAAMEIASRSRGTPRIANALLRRVRDFAMVKGSGAIDRDITRYALEALNIDKYGLDEMDNKILLTIIEKFKGGPVGLTTIATAVGEDPGTLEEVYEPFLIKEGFLKRTPRGREVTELAFKHLGKDMRRTDWQPTLF; from the coding sequence ATGGGTGAATTTAATATAAGAGACAATACTGTAAAAGAGACGGATAGGGAATTTGAGCGTGCGCTGCGTCCGTTGAATTTCGGAGATTTTCAAGGACAACAAAAGATCGTAGAAAACCTGCGGATATTTGTAAGTGCAGCCAAAATGCGGGAAGAGGCTTTGGATCATGTTATCCTGCATGGTCCTCCGGGGTTGGGGAAGACTACCTTATCCGCTATTATTGCCAATGAGTTGGGAGTTGGAATAAAGATTACTTCCGGGCCGGTATTGGATAAACCCGGAGATTTAGCCGGCCTATTGACGAATCTGGAAGAAAATGATGTTCTTTTTATAGATGAAATTCATCGGTTGAGTCCGATTGTGGAGGAGTATCTGTATTCGGCTATGGAAGATTACCGTATTGATATTATGATCGATAAAGGACCGGCTGCCCGTTCCGTGCAGATACAGATCAATCCTTTTACCTTGGTCGGGGCAACGACCAGGAGTGGGTTGCTGACGGCACCTTTGAGGGCCCGTTTCGGTATAAATTTTCATTTGGAGTATTACGATACGGAGGTATTGGCAGGGATCATTACCCGGTCCGCCGCCATTCTCAATATCGGGATTACCAGCCAGGCTGCCATGGAGATCGCTTCCCGGAGCAGAGGTACGCCACGTATTGCCAATGCGTTGTTAAGGCGGGTAAGGGATTTTGCTATGGTAAAAGGTAGCGGGGCGATTGACAGGGATATTACCCGTTACGCATTGGAGGCTTTGAATATCGATAAATACGGTCTCGATGAAATGGACAATAAGATACTATTGACAATTATTGAAAAATTTAAAGGCGGTCCTGTCGGTTTGACGACCATTGCGACAGCCGTGGGAGAGGATCCGGGAACACTGGAGGAAGTCTATGAACCGTTCCTGATCAAAGAGGGTTTTCTGAAACGTACTCCCCGGGGAAGAGAAGTGACCGAGCTGGCCTTTAAACATTTGGGGAAAGACATGCGAAGAACGGATTGGCAACCGACTTTGTTTTGA
- a CDS encoding DUF4435 domain-containing protein — protein MFGVRADNDRDLYFASAARRFALDAKMFRCRAAVHVENKDDIVFWSTVLKHFRPNDRFHFIAGSRNEFGHETSGVTQCLKYFNYLSPDFFICIDSDYRYLMQEKEMDVAHFVLQTYTYSFENHHCFAEGLDEVCGRVTHIPNYIFDFRKFLKDYSRILYPLFIWHLYFMGADPARFSKYEFNRYLNPNICKPAQSLRDNARRVLEELQRKVQKRVNYFQHTYPNADLEFIRQKLERLGLHPDTAYLFLRGHNMYDMISCLCKEVCKALLKRAKDGHRTREAIAALYRDRNHVDIELKRNLKYGAYLPIRKLEADIEAFFKI, from the coding sequence ATGTTCGGTGTGCGTGCGGATAATGATAGAGATTTGTACTTTGCGAGTGCAGCCAGACGTTTTGCCTTGGATGCCAAAATGTTTCGTTGCAGGGCTGCCGTACATGTCGAAAATAAGGACGATATTGTTTTCTGGAGTACGGTGTTGAAGCATTTCCGGCCCAACGATCGTTTCCATTTTATTGCGGGGTCCAGGAATGAATTTGGGCATGAAACAAGCGGTGTGACACAATGCCTGAAATATTTCAATTATTTGAGTCCGGATTTTTTCATTTGCATCGATAGTGATTATCGTTATTTGATGCAGGAGAAGGAGATGGACGTTGCTCATTTTGTTTTGCAGACTTATACTTATTCTTTCGAGAATCACCATTGTTTTGCGGAGGGACTGGACGAAGTTTGCGGACGGGTTACGCATATCCCGAATTATATCTTTGATTTTCGTAAATTTTTGAAAGACTATTCGCGGATTCTTTATCCTCTTTTTATCTGGCATCTTTATTTTATGGGTGCCGATCCGGCCCGTTTTTCCAAATACGAGTTTAACCGCTATCTCAATCCGAATATATGCAAGCCTGCACAATCTTTGCGTGATAATGCCAGACGGGTATTGGAGGAATTACAGCGAAAGGTGCAAAAACGGGTCAATTATTTTCAGCATACCTACCCGAATGCCGATTTGGAGTTTATCCGGCAGAAATTAGAAAGGTTGGGTTTGCATCCCGATACGGCGTATTTGTTTTTGCGGGGACATAATATGTACGACATGATCAGTTGTTTGTGCAAGGAGGTGTGTAAAGCTTTATTGAAACGGGCGAAGGACGGTCATCGTACCCGGGAGGCGATAGCGGCCTTGTATCGTGACCGGAATCATGTCGACATTGAATTGAAGCGGAATCTGAAATATGGAGCCTATTTGCCGATCCGGAAACTGGAGGCGGATATAGAAGCTTTTTTTAAAATCTAA
- a CDS encoding AAA family ATPase: METNLIHGIEIFNLWKKIDFCWKDLNPDVNILIGINGSGKTTLFNIIDAIFTADVKRLKAYDVSVNAWINDFTIEYTPKTPSGELKKALEGVRYLKISTFDVPMKDKPKAGKEYSQLYNELHDIVYNIGGDSPSFSDYRLKATNFPEQATCINERIRMFYDTVNRLFAKTEKTIEIDPHTNHLIFIDHGETIPLYKLSSGEKQLLIILLRVFLMEEQPYILLMDEPEISLHIEWQYRLFEEIRGLNPNCQIITSTHSPSLFGDGWGDKLFFVEDLVKK; encoded by the coding sequence ATGGAAACGAACCTTATTCATGGGATAGAGATTTTTAATCTTTGGAAGAAGATTGATTTCTGCTGGAAGGATCTGAATCCCGACGTAAATATACTTATCGGTATAAATGGTAGTGGTAAAACAACTTTGTTCAATATTATCGACGCCATATTTACAGCGGACGTAAAGCGTCTGAAGGCGTATGATGTTAGTGTGAATGCCTGGATAAACGATTTTACGATTGAATATACTCCCAAAACTCCGTCCGGAGAATTGAAGAAAGCTTTGGAGGGTGTCCGGTATTTGAAAATCAGTACATTCGATGTACCGATGAAGGATAAGCCGAAAGCCGGTAAAGAATACAGCCAGCTTTATAACGAATTGCACGATATTGTTTATAATATCGGGGGAGATTCTCCTTCTTTTTCCGATTATCGGCTGAAAGCGACGAATTTTCCGGAACAGGCCACTTGTATAAACGAGCGGATACGGATGTTTTATGATACGGTGAATCGTTTATTTGCCAAAACGGAAAAAACCATAGAAATAGATCCGCATACCAATCATTTGATATTTATCGATCATGGAGAGACGATTCCTCTTTATAAGCTGTCTTCGGGAGAAAAACAGCTTCTGATTATCTTGTTGCGGGTGTTTTTGATGGAGGAGCAACCTTACATTTTATTGATGGACGAACCGGAAATATCTTTGCATATCGAATGGCAATACCGTTTGTTTGAAGAAATCCGGGGGTTGAATCCCAATTGTCAGATTATAACTTCGACTCATTCGCCCAGTTTATTCGGGGACGGCTGGGGAGATAAGTTGTTTTTTGTCGAAGATTTAGTAAAGAAATAG
- a CDS encoding DMT family protein has translation MRGLATIGLLILSNIFMTFAWYGHLKLQEAKISTHWPLIGVILFSWGIAFFEYCAQVPANRLGFEGNGGPFNLMQLKIIQEVITLVIFILFSLICFKGVSFQWNHAAACVCLILAVYFVFMK, from the coding sequence ATGAGAGGACTTGCAACAATCGGCCTGCTGATTTTATCCAACATATTTATGACCTTTGCCTGGTATGGCCATCTGAAACTACAAGAAGCTAAAATAAGTACCCACTGGCCACTTATCGGCGTCATCCTCTTTTCATGGGGGATTGCTTTTTTTGAATACTGCGCCCAGGTTCCTGCCAATCGTTTAGGATTCGAAGGTAACGGCGGCCCTTTCAACCTGATGCAATTAAAAATCATCCAGGAAGTCATTACCCTGGTGATATTCATTCTGTTCTCCTTGATCTGTTTCAAAGGAGTCAGCTTCCAATGGAATCATGCTGCCGCCTGCGTATGTCTGATTCTGGCCGTTTATTTCGTATTCATGAAATAA
- a CDS encoding PAS domain-containing protein yields the protein MRKCVGLIILIGWLAGGSVSATDQKNQVIVFNSITFNENWSDLFLKMIYRQISDRDSIVFETYELVLPRLKKEADVELLRRDILKKYPEKPDAVVFIGDPAWMICAPLFDSEWKDVPVILCFVRERMPASISVLLAQETLTPENTILLEDFNRDYNITVLWQPFYIRETIEVMRRIIPNMSKVALISDNRYVSTLTRSDFERIMRENYPDLKVEQLCTQDLSTDRLLSILTEYDKNVGVIYYSWFLRSVEETSAYLENNVWKSIFGFTNTPVFTLTDMDLQKGYFAGGHFISVHDFTTTFLRELKAILAGKKASDIPCQAGGEAQTYLNYLALQWYGIDPDLYPDGAVYYNVPPSFYHRYWYVVWAVVLLLLGIVGVKLYFDKKSKKDRFFLNSILNNLPIPVSIKDLDNGRKYVLWNKSLEDMFGVSADILIGKNENAALGGEVMKLFRELDDIVIREGTYSAVHHAQFADGREHFFLMNKVVVSYKNRRRWITSSTIDLTEVEQKRKQLERLNKKYEFVLRATHLIPWEWDIQTQKIYVNMGYAEREDLQQYKDRVIDGNICYNMVHPEDRERIKRITEQLLDGKTEAILSEYRIVLPCAHEPIWVETYAIVMEWDERGLPKIVTGAMHEIEGRKRMEQELRDAKEKAEESNRLKSAFLANMSHEIRTPLNAIVGFSEILLQSCNTPENREYTHIIETNNKLLLQLIDDILDLSKIEAGTLDFFERSVEVNTVLSDLLEVVRLRLKSDKVSLLFEESIPGCVIRTDEKRLSQVLINFLTNAIKFTESGSIRLGYRLDADPQYLYFYVKDTGIGIDQAKQQEIFGRFVKLNSFAQGTGLGLSICETIICKLGGKIGVISSPGAGSEFWFTLPYSKVC from the coding sequence ATGAGAAAATGTGTAGGCCTGATTATCCTAATCGGATGGTTGGCAGGAGGTTCTGTTTCTGCTACGGATCAAAAGAATCAGGTCATTGTATTTAATTCCATAACGTTTAATGAGAATTGGAGTGATTTGTTTTTGAAAATGATTTATCGTCAAATTTCAGACCGGGATAGTATCGTTTTTGAAACTTATGAATTGGTATTGCCTCGTTTGAAAAAAGAGGCCGATGTGGAGCTGTTGCGGCGGGATATTTTAAAGAAATATCCGGAAAAGCCCGATGCTGTTGTATTTATCGGTGACCCTGCCTGGATGATATGTGCTCCTTTATTCGATTCGGAATGGAAAGATGTGCCGGTGATCCTGTGTTTTGTCAGGGAACGGATGCCTGCATCCATATCGGTTTTACTGGCACAGGAGACCTTAACACCGGAAAATACGATATTGTTGGAGGATTTTAACCGGGACTATAATATTACGGTTTTGTGGCAGCCTTTTTACATCCGGGAAACGATAGAGGTGATGCGTCGTATCATCCCGAATATGAGCAAGGTGGCTTTGATTTCCGATAACCGTTATGTCAGTACCTTGACCCGGTCGGATTTTGAACGGATTATGCGGGAGAATTACCCTGATTTGAAAGTCGAACAGTTGTGTACACAAGATTTGAGTACAGATCGTTTATTGAGTATATTGACTGAATACGATAAAAATGTAGGGGTCATTTATTATAGTTGGTTTTTACGGTCGGTAGAGGAAACTTCGGCTTACCTCGAAAACAATGTCTGGAAATCGATATTCGGATTTACGAATACTCCTGTGTTTACTTTGACGGATATGGATCTGCAAAAGGGGTATTTTGCAGGGGGGCATTTTATTTCGGTACATGATTTCACAACGACCTTTCTCCGGGAGCTTAAAGCGATTTTAGCCGGCAAAAAGGCTTCCGACATACCCTGTCAGGCCGGCGGAGAGGCACAGACATACTTGAATTATCTGGCCTTACAATGGTATGGGATAGATCCGGATTTATATCCGGACGGGGCTGTTTATTACAATGTTCCTCCCTCTTTTTATCACAGGTATTGGTATGTTGTTTGGGCTGTCGTTTTGTTGTTATTGGGAATTGTAGGTGTAAAATTGTATTTTGATAAAAAGAGTAAAAAAGACCGTTTTTTTCTGAATTCTATTTTAAATAATCTGCCGATTCCGGTTAGTATTAAAGATTTGGACAACGGCCGGAAATACGTTTTGTGGAATAAGAGTCTGGAAGATATGTTCGGCGTGTCTGCGGATATTTTGATCGGAAAGAATGAAAATGCGGCTTTGGGCGGTGAAGTTATGAAGCTTTTCAGAGAATTAGACGATATCGTTATTCGTGAAGGTACTTATTCTGCCGTACATCATGCCCAATTTGCGGACGGGAGGGAACATTTCTTCCTGATGAATAAAGTGGTCGTTTCCTATAAGAACAGACGCCGTTGGATTACGAGTTCTACTATTGATTTGACCGAAGTGGAACAGAAGCGTAAGCAATTGGAGCGATTGAACAAGAAATATGAGTTTGTATTGAGAGCGACACACCTGATCCCTTGGGAATGGGATATACAAACTCAGAAAATTTATGTGAATATGGGATATGCGGAGCGGGAAGATTTACAGCAATACAAAGATAGGGTCATCGACGGAAACATTTGTTACAATATGGTTCATCCGGAGGACCGGGAACGGATAAAAAGGATTACCGAACAGTTGCTTGATGGGAAGACGGAGGCTATCCTGTCAGAGTACCGGATTGTATTACCTTGTGCACATGAACCGATATGGGTCGAAACATATGCTATCGTAATGGAATGGGATGAAAGAGGGCTTCCGAAAATCGTAACCGGAGCGATGCATGAGATCGAAGGAAGAAAGCGTATGGAACAGGAGCTTCGGGATGCTAAGGAGAAAGCCGAAGAATCGAACCGGTTGAAATCGGCATTTTTAGCGAATATGAGTCATGAAATCCGTACCCCCTTGAATGCGATTGTCGGTTTTTCCGAAATATTATTACAGTCCTGCAATACACCTGAAAACCGGGAGTATACTCATATCATAGAAACGAACAATAAACTGCTGCTGCAATTGATCGATGATATTCTCGATCTTTCGAAAATAGAAGCCGGTACATTGGATTTTTTTGAACGTAGTGTAGAGGTAAATACCGTTTTGTCCGATTTGCTGGAAGTGGTCCGTTTGCGTTTGAAATCGGATAAGGTTTCCCTCTTGTTTGAGGAATCTATTCCCGGTTGTGTGATCCGGACGGATGAAAAACGGTTGTCACAGGTTTTGATTAATTTTCTGACGAATGCCATCAAGTTTACAGAATCAGGAAGTATCCGCCTGGGATATCGCCTGGATGCAGACCCGCAATACCTTTATTTTTATGTTAAAGATACGGGGATCGGTATAGATCAGGCAAAGCAGCAGGAAATTTTCGGGCGTTTCGTTAAATTGAATTCCTTTGCTCAGGGGACGGGATTAGGACTTTCCATTTGTGAAACGATAATATGTAAGCTGGGAGGAAAAATCGGTGTTATTTCTTCTCCTGGAGCCGGTTCCGAGTTTTGGTTTACGTTGCCTTACTCCAAGGTATGTTGA
- a CDS encoding TrkH family potassium uptake protein, with translation MRLAELKYKTRLFLRTGRAIVRISATVISFIASFCTLCLLIYEIGFQEDPETKYYILETYKILLRIFFYTALGRILSDIKGFRREKAFWLDSIILAFILLTVILDSRPAAHLSAFMHHAITIMTYILLSVVSLIQLSKQIVTTLQRNLKPEMMFAYSFLFIILTGTFLLLLPNAHHGHLQFIDALFTSTSAVCVTGLTVVETSSTFTFTGLIILATLIQIGGIGVMTFTSFFAMSFFCQVSFRDQLSLKNILNENSLSDIFRTLFYILLTTFIIETIGAYLIYDQIRSVPATEIPDKLFFAVFHSVSGFCNAGFSTLPGNLYDPTVRHLYGLQCWIALLVILGGIGFPILFNFGRLFNYHFRNAVNRIKRNPSTYNRQLHIISLTTRIVIPMTLILVIGGTCLFLGLEYNNTLKDLPFSGKLAISFMSAVTPRTAGFSSIDMASLLPPTIFVTMLLMWIGASPMSTGGGIKTTTFTIAIKNIFSVIRNKNNVEIARRQIPSENVRRAHAIILLSVLWIGIATLLLLLTENHVSVTEATFEVISAISTVGLTLGLTPELSIAGKIIISLTMFVGRVGLITLLTGIARQQLSQPYRYPEERVIL, from the coding sequence ATGCGACTTGCAGAACTAAAATACAAAACGAGATTATTTCTACGTACCGGCCGAGCAATTGTCAGAATATCCGCTACAGTCATTTCATTCATAGCCTCTTTCTGTACCTTGTGCCTGCTGATTTACGAAATCGGTTTTCAGGAAGACCCTGAAACAAAATATTACATTCTGGAAACCTATAAAATACTTCTACGGATATTTTTTTATACAGCATTGGGAAGAATCCTGTCCGACATAAAAGGCTTCAGACGGGAAAAAGCGTTTTGGCTGGATTCTATTATCCTCGCCTTCATTTTATTAACTGTCATTCTGGATTCAAGGCCGGCAGCCCATTTAAGTGCTTTCATGCATCATGCGATTACGATCATGACTTACATACTCTTATCCGTCGTCAGCCTTATCCAGCTATCGAAACAAATAGTGACCACTCTGCAACGCAACCTGAAACCGGAAATGATGTTTGCTTACAGTTTCCTTTTTATTATATTGACAGGTACGTTCCTACTGCTATTACCCAATGCCCACCATGGACATCTGCAATTTATAGATGCTCTTTTCACCTCTACCAGTGCGGTATGCGTTACCGGACTTACCGTTGTGGAAACGTCCTCCACGTTCACATTCACCGGACTGATTATCCTGGCAACCCTTATTCAAATAGGAGGTATCGGTGTCATGACATTTACCAGTTTTTTCGCCATGTCATTTTTTTGTCAGGTATCCTTCCGGGATCAGCTTAGCCTGAAAAACATCCTGAATGAAAACTCTTTAAGTGACATTTTCCGTACCTTATTCTACATTTTACTGACCACCTTCATCATTGAAACCATAGGAGCCTATCTTATTTACGATCAGATCCGGTCCGTTCCCGCTACAGAAATTCCGGATAAGCTGTTCTTTGCTGTCTTTCATTCGGTATCGGGATTTTGCAATGCCGGATTTTCGACGCTACCGGGAAACCTCTACGATCCGACCGTACGACACCTATATGGATTGCAATGCTGGATAGCTCTCCTGGTCATTCTCGGCGGTATCGGCTTTCCGATCCTATTCAATTTCGGGAGACTTTTCAATTACCATTTCCGGAATGCCGTCAACCGAATAAAAAGAAATCCCTCCACCTATAACCGCCAATTACATATCATCAGTCTGACAACACGTATTGTCATCCCGATGACCCTGATTCTGGTGATTGGGGGCACCTGTCTTTTCCTGGGTCTGGAATACAACAATACGCTGAAAGACCTGCCTTTTTCCGGTAAACTGGCCATTTCTTTTATGAGTGCGGTAACGCCCCGTACGGCGGGATTCAGCAGCATAGACATGGCCAGCCTTTTACCTCCGACAATCTTCGTCACTATGCTTCTGATGTGGATCGGAGCCTCTCCGATGTCAACCGGTGGCGGTATTAAAACAACAACATTCACCATTGCCATTAAAAATATTTTCAGCGTTATCCGGAATAAAAACAACGTTGAAATAGCCCGCCGTCAGATTCCGTCTGAAAATGTAAGACGGGCACATGCCATCATCCTATTGTCTGTACTTTGGATCGGAATCGCAACCTTGCTTCTGTTACTCACAGAAAATCACGTGTCCGTTACAGAAGCTACATTCGAAGTCATTTCTGCCATCAGTACGGTCGGATTGACACTGGGACTGACGCCCGAATTAAGCATTGCAGGTAAAATTATTATCAGCCTCACGATGTTTGTCGGCAGAGTCGGACTCATTACCTTACTCACGGGTATCGCAAGGCAACAACTTTCACAGCCCTACCGTTATCCCGAAGAAAGAGTCATTCTTTAA
- a CDS encoding potassium channel family protein translates to MNCIIIGLSNFGIALAQRLTDLGHEVLGIDKDIDKINEYQNSIKNTISLNINSREAIRTLPLKDADIIFVAIRKDIGASVMAVATLKENGAKRIVACSISDLHSTILKAMGITEIVRPEKEYADFFALKIELTTSIYSYMVTPNYFIYEMKLPAPFIGRQLGDVEFEKNLGLKLIAIKHPVNGEEHGKNRLELIDKPENSFIVGQDDVFILAGKPKNFQTLLN, encoded by the coding sequence ATGAACTGCATCATCATCGGACTCAGCAATTTCGGAATAGCACTGGCACAACGGCTCACCGACCTGGGACACGAAGTTTTGGGAATTGACAAAGATATCGACAAAATAAACGAGTACCAGAACAGCATCAAAAACACAATCAGTCTGAACATCAACAGCCGGGAAGCTATAAGAACCCTGCCATTAAAAGATGCGGATATTATTTTCGTAGCCATTCGGAAAGACATCGGAGCTTCCGTTATGGCTGTTGCCACATTGAAGGAAAACGGAGCCAAACGAATTGTTGCCTGTTCGATTTCCGACCTGCATTCAACAATTCTGAAAGCTATGGGAATTACAGAAATTGTGCGTCCGGAAAAAGAATATGCGGATTTCTTCGCTTTGAAAATAGAATTGACAACTTCCATTTATTCGTATATGGTAACCCCAAACTACTTTATATACGAAATGAAATTACCCGCTCCTTTTATCGGCCGCCAATTGGGAGATGTGGAATTCGAAAAAAATTTAGGCCTGAAACTCATTGCCATCAAGCATCCGGTAAACGGAGAAGAACACGGGAAAAACCGGCTTGAATTAATCGATAAACCGGAAAACAGTTTTATCGTCGGTCAGGACGACGTATTTATTTTAGCCGGAAAACCTAAAAATTTCCAGACATTACTGAACTGA